The Apibacter raozihei genome contains a region encoding:
- a CDS encoding DNA-directed RNA polymerase subunit omega, giving the protein MNLKELNAPSTTITFNREQIESKVGNIYEAIVIIGKRAEQINTIIKNDLNQKLDEFASNSDSLDEIFENREQIEVSKYYERLPKPALIAIQEWLDNEVYFRKTEAQ; this is encoded by the coding sequence ATGAACCTAAAAGAATTAAATGCACCCTCTACAACTATTACTTTCAACAGAGAACAAATTGAAAGTAAGGTAGGAAACATTTATGAAGCCATTGTTATTATAGGAAAAAGGGCAGAACAAATCAATACCATTATTAAAAATGATTTGAATCAAAAGCTGGATGAATTTGCTTCAAACAGTGATTCTCTTGATGAAATATTCGAAAACAGAGAACAAATTGAAGTATCCAAATATTATGAAAGACTTCCTAAACCGGCACTTATTGCTATTCAGGAATGGCTGGATAATGAAGTTTATTTCAGAAAAACCGAAGCTCAGTAA